The following nucleotide sequence is from Dehalogenimonas sp. THU2.
CAGGGATTCGACCACGTGATCGACATCTTTGCGTTTGGAGAGCGTGGCCAGGGCGGTCCGGCACCCCAACGCCCGGGCCTCCGATAGAATCTTGATATTGTAAGACCATTGATTGTCCCGGATAACCTGGGGATCGGCGACCATCCGGTCATATATCTTGTATCTTATGGCGGTCAGGACTTCCCAGGGTTCGGTGGCCTCGTATTCCGGCATCAAAGCCCGCAACTCCGCCTCAAGACCGAGTTTGTCCATCACATGCCGGGAAGTGATTTCGCGCGAGGAACCCACGACCTCCCGGTAGGCCTCCCCAGCCCGGGCATCCGGTTCCGGAAGTCTCCGGATCTGTTGCACCGCAAGGGCGTAGGCTTTCGCCTTCAGTTTTTCAGTCTGGACCAGCACTCCGTCCAGGTCGAAGATCATGCCCCTTATCACGGCGAGCCTCCGGTTAAGTAATCAGCAGTATATTTCAGTATAAGGCCGGAGTGATGTGAAAACAATAAGTTACCGGCCTATGTCGTCCCCACCAATTCGGGAAACTCATCGGGAAACTCATGCGTCAATACGGCGACAATATTCCGGGAAAAATGATAACATTGATTTACTAAAGAGGTTTCAGGGTATAACCAGGGATTCAGGAACACCTGGTCCGGAGAATAAACCACCCTGATCGAGGAATCATTAAAGGGTTATGAAATCCTAATTATATTTAAGCATAATGGCGTATTGACTTCTTTTTTACTTTAAGAGATATTTAGGTAGCGAATAATAACATCGGAATCTTGGAGCGTGGCGCTCTTGAGGTTTGATTTTTTGAAAACAAAACACGAGTTATACCCGACAATTTTTACTAAGGGATACTTCTCCGGGAGGTACTCATGATCACTGACTTGGGAAAGATCCCGGGAGCGATCAGCGACGTGGATTCAAATATGCCCCCTCTTTCGCCCAATTCACTCAGGGTTCTGGAAAAGCGTTACTTAAAACGTAACCGTGCCGGTGAGATTATCGAGACACCGGAAGAAATGTTCCGGCGCGTTGCTGGGGCTGTCGCTTCGGCGGAATCTCTTTATAACGCCGGCGCCGACAATTCCGCGGTAGCCGAGGAATTCTACAAGATGATGGTCCGTCTGGAATTCCTGCCTAATTCACCCACTCTTTTCAATGCTGGCACTGAAGCCGGGCAGTTATCATCCTGTTTCGTGCTACCGATCCCGGATTCGGTGGAAGAGACATTTGAAGCCGTCAAACAAACCGCGCTCATACAAAAAAGCGGTGGCGGCATCGGTATCAATGTCTCACGCATCCGCCCAAGGGGAGCCGCGGTCGGCGAGCATCTCAACACCGCA
It contains:
- a CDS encoding HAD family phosphatase; translation: MIRGMIFDLDGVLVQTEKLKAKAYALAVQQIRRLPEPDARAGEAYREVVGSSREITSRHVMDKLGLEAELRALMPEYEATEPWEVLTAIRYKIYDRMVADPQVIRDNQWSYNIKILSEARALGCRTALATLSKRKDVDHVVESLGIGPLLDVILTAEDISKGKPDPEIYLTAAKRLGVQPNECIVLEDSVNGITAAQKAGMYVVAIATPFTNASIHLNEIIKEAWIVHKPDKVAAVVRSCIRAINARETSEADRTETVR